The candidate division WOR-3 bacterium sequence CCAGTTCTCATTAGAGATGTCATCACCAACAACCTCAATCTCCTTTGGGTCGCCAACCCCCAAACCCTTTTCGTGTGCCAGCCGGATATACTTGATTGACAATGGGTCAAAACCCATCATCTTTGCCGCAATCGCATCAATCGCCACCTGGTCCTGTGAAGCCAAAATCACATTCTTCACCACCGGCTTCAAAGTCCGCGGCCCTGGACCATTACCAGCGGTGGTCCCATCCATCACCGCAAAAATCCCCGG is a genomic window containing:
- a CDS encoding DUF362 domain-containing protein, with protein sequence PGIFAVMDGTTAGNGPGPRTLKPVVKNVILASQDQVAIDAIAAKMMGFDPLSIKYIRLAHEKGLGVGDPKEIEVVGDDISNENWGFEVGMSFHRFLGWLSWYGPTRVLQKLIFRTWLVNIPIFVSEFNHDFIHWPLKERKVFERWKKETGWGKLFQEYEEKGCLLV